GCCATCTCGATCAACCTCCTCGTGGAAGAGCTCGAGGCCGAAGGGATCCTGACTCCCCAAAGCAAAGCCCAGCTTGTCGAGGATCTCTGTCGCACTCCCCCGGATCTCTGGCCGGCCGTCGTCGATTTCTTTCGCGCCAGTGTTGAGCTGCGTCGCAAGCGAGGCTCAAGCACAGCGAGTCCGGTTGAGGGACTACCTGCAAATTCGTCCCTCACTCCGCCTGGCCATTCAGCATTGCCTTCACTGGCAGAGCAAGCGCAGGGCTCGGACTCGCGTCCGGCCTTTCCAGACGTCCAGAGTGCCGCGTTGCATGGGAACGATCGTGTCAATGGTCGCGCCGAAGATCACGCCTCTGCCATTAGGCCAGCCACGCTCACTCAACAGCCGGGCCAGCCTGCCACGGTTCTAACGCGTGCAGAACTGTCCGACTCTCTCGACCAGGTCTCGCCCGGCACCCCCACCTCCCTGCAACCGGTGGGTGAAGCGACCGTGAGTGACGTGTCTATCCGCGGAGCTTCCCCCATCACGACCGCAACGACCCCATCAAATGGGAGCTGGCAGGAGTACCTGCGACAGGCGGTGAAAAGTCTCAACGAGACCTCTCGCCGGGATGACGCTGACGAAATCCGTCTGCGTCTTTTGGAATTGGCACTTGCCAATCGAGAAAATGCCTTGCAGCCGATACCGGGCATGAGCCCCGCACTCCAGGAATTCTGGTCCGAAACGCTCTTCGCATTGGGGCTTCTGCAAGATTCACACCTCAATCCCGATCCCAAGCTCCGGCTTGCCGAAGCTCGGCGGCATCTTCAAAACGGCATTCGGCGTCTGGGAGAGGAGTGCCCTCTGGAGGTGACGGGGCTGGCCTTCGTAACAGCCGTGCAAAGCTGGGGTGTCTACGAGGCCTTTGACAAATACGAATTTGTCCCTGGTCAAAAAGTCCTGCTGTACGCGGAAGTGGAAAACCTCAGTGCGGAATCGACACCCAAGGGATTTCGCACGGCGTGGCGGAGCAGTTACCAGATTCTTGATGGCACCGGCAAAGAAGTGGCCCGTTATGAATACGCTCCCAACGAGGAGTATTGCCGTCGTCCACGGCGGGACTTCTTCATAGGCTGCGAACTGTCGTTTCCCAGAGATGCCGCGGCAGGCCGGTATGTGTTGCGACTCACCGTGGTCGATCTGATCACCAATCGCGTGGGCCAGGGAACAATCGAATTCACACTTCGCACTCAGGCCGCCAAATGACAGCCGTTTCTCGGCGTGTGCCGCCCGTTTCAAACCAACCGGTGCCCTTCACTCGCTCATACGGCAATCGGTGTTTCGCCCACGCAATTCGATACCGTCTCCAGAAGCTGCTCAGGCAGGAACGGTTTGGCTATGAAATCCTGTGCCCCTTTGCGGATAGCCTCTGAAATGAGCTTCGTTTGATTGAGGGCGCTCACCACGACAATCTTGGCCTGAGGGTCCGCCGCAAGAATTCCCTCCAGGGCGTACATCCCGTCCGTTCCCGGCATGACGATGTCAAGAGTCACCACATCCGGACGGCACTCGATGTATTTTGCCACCGCTTCGGCACCATTGCCGGCTTCGGCGGCAACCTCCCAGCCCGCCTGGGAAAGGATTTCGGCGATCATTCGTCGAATCAGAATCGAATCGTCTGCAATGAGGACCCGCTTGGCCATCTCTGTTCTCCTTCTGTCAGCATCTAAGATTCGAGATTCGTTGGCTCTTGCTCGTGATCATCGTCCATGGACTTTGATCTATGCAGAGACGCTCCGCGTCTCTACGGCGGCAATTCACCAGACTTCCTTAACTGCGAGTTTCAGTACACAGGGCAACGCCGGCCGCAAATTTTCCCTGTGCTTTCGAGAACAATCGCTTCTTTCTTTTCCAAATTTAGCTCACGACCTGGCACACGGCCTTGCGGAGCCTGCCGGCACTTGGGAAAACTTGCCGCGGAGCCGCCACCCCTCCGCATGTTTGAAGTTTGCGTCAAAACCGTATCGATGTTTCTTGCCCATACAAACCGATTGTCCAATACCCGAATCGCGTCCCGAGCAACCACCACGTGCGTCACAATCAACCCTTACCGATATCCGTCGGCAATCGTAATCGCCAAAAAATATCCCCGCCGATGAAGTATCAAGGCACTTCACGCCCGGAGTTTCCTTTGGTATTTACGAGTGCGTGTGTCTCAGGCAAGCATTGCGGCTGTCTTCCGGGCGCACCTGGCTCACAGTGAGCGGGAATAGAAGTCTGGCGAGGGTCGGCAGGCCATGGAATTGAACCGGTACCACTACTACATGCTGGGTTTATTCCTGCTCTTTTTTGGGCTGGAACTACGGATGATCGACTCCGTGGTCCTCACGCCGGAGGCGACCAAGTTTCTCGCCGAACGGACCGGGCATCCCGTCGCTACCGCCAGCGATGCCGTTGCCGCCATCACCGGTGTGCAGACCAATCTGCCTCCAAAGACTGTGCGTCCGCCCGACTGGCTTGGTTACGCGATGCTCTCCGCGGGTTCCGTTCTCGTGCTCTACAGTCTGGCGCTGCCTAAGCCGGGCGGCTGAAAACAAGATGGCAATCAGTGGTCATGTCCCCTGCTCAAATCCGAGTTGGTGCCCTATTGCCCTACCACCGGTCAGCACAGACGACAAACAGCCAGCGGCTTCAATCTATCCATACCTCTTCATCGGCAGAGGTCGTACAGCCGATGGACCGACGCTCCTTTTGGAGGGCCATCGGACATTGCCTGGCCGCACTTGGCATCCTCACGGCTGCTCGCAAAGTCTGGGCAGAAAATCCGGCTTCCAACAGCGCGGACAGGGACGCCTGGTCGGGAAATTCATCCAATTCCTCAATCCCGTCTACCGATCCCGAGCCGAAATCCAGTTCCGCTGAACGGACTGCCAGCCCTTCCGTCCCTAGACTCCGCGAGGGCACCGCCCTTGAAGCAGTGACAGGTACGCTTCGGCCTGCCGGTGAACGCTACGTCTTCTTCTCTGAAGACGCCAGGTATCGACTGGTCGTCCTGGAAAACCTCGCCCTCGAGCGGCTGCTTCGCGTTCAGAACACGTACGCCGGCAATGTGTTCTGGAAAGTTTGGGGGACCGTCACCGAGTTCCGGGGCCAGAACTATCTTTTACTGAAACGTTCACTCTTCGATCGTGTGGAAGCAGCCAGCCCGTCGGCCCCCCCGTAAACACTCACTAGCGCAAACGCACAGCAAATACGACGACTCTGCAAGTCTCATTCATCCTGTTTGCCAGACGTTTACCAGTCTTTACCGGTCCGTTAGGTTTCACTGAGCCAATCTGAACGATTGGCCTTATTGCTGATCGGATATCGCGGAAGCCTGCTTTTTTTGAAATTCGGCCCAACTGCCGTACCACGGTAGGGGTGTGAAGCGCCGGGCAAAAATGTGTCGCAAGGGTCCGATCCCCCACACCTTTCGCTGGAGTTCTTCCTGGGTTGCGAAGAACTGCTCGGCCGCCGCCACACGTTTCGGGTTCCACTCTTTTTCCCGCATCACCTCGTGGTGATACTTTAGGAGTTCGCACTTGTACCGCCACTGCACGACTCGCCAGTTTCTTTCCCAGTCCGCCGGAAGCAATTGTTCGAGAGTTTTTTCCGCCGCCGCGACATCCACTTCAAAAGGACGTCCCCAAAGCTTCAGCCAGGCGACCCATTCAGCGGCGTTGTCGTCACTGGCGCCGAGATAACGCACGGCATAGGCACGTAACGCTTCATCCGTCGAGGAGTACCGACCGCTTGCCAAACCCGCAAGAATCGCCTTGTTGACATCGTCAAAGACGCCTTCTGAGTAGGCCATCACGCCCTGACAGCCGTGGCCAGCCAGATCACGGACCGTTTTTTCCAAACGTGCTGGGGCAATCACCGAGCCGAGGTGGCCGTACACATCCCGGGGAGCTGCCTGGTCGGCGTATCCGATGTGAACGAAGGCTGAGCGTGCACATCCCTGGGGAAGTGGTACGGAAGCCACATCGGTCTGTCCATAAGGGATGTGAAGGTACATTTGTCCCACCCAACCGGGGGCGTGCTCCTCGCACCACGTCGCGAATAATTGATGTTCCTCCGGCTGCCACCACCAGCCAATCATTTCCATCCTCAGCTCCGGGTGGTACTTTCGCCCTATCTCGTAAATTTCTCGAGATAGCTTCGCAAACGTGAGAATCCACGGACGACACTTCTCGCAGGCACATCCACCGAAATCGTAGGGAGCTGCAACGAGCGTAGAAAGACGTACACCGCTCGCCGCCAGGTCTGCAAAGAGGTTTTCGTAGTTGCGAAGAATGACGCGCCTTGCCTCTGGAATGGAAGGGCAAATGAGTTGCCCGAAAATTTTTGCGTTCGTCGTGGCCAGCCAATCAGCACGACACTGGTCCACATAGACGTGATTCGGGGTGATAACCAGGCCGCATGCCAATCCCAGTTTTTGGGCGGCCAGGAAATGTGCCTTTTTTCGTTCCCATAAAGCATGCCCCAGTTGGTACTCTCGTTTCGCTGAAAATGGATCGGAACAGTCCTCCATATCAAACCAGTCGGCATAGCGATTGAACCCCCAGAAAAGTGCCTCCTGGAGCATTTCTCGCATCTCGTTTTCGCCCATCACCTCATAACTATTGCCAAAATGCCCTGGGGCATAGAGCGTGCGCACAGCGAAAACAGGCGTCACCTCTTTGCCGTCCCCTGGTCGCGCCTTGTCGTCAGCCCGGGCACAGGCCATCACGACACCAACGAATGCCACGAAAAACGTGAGAGCTCGGACAATCGTTCTCTGGTGAATCATGGTTCCACTCCATAAACGTCAACCTGGTAAGCTTGTAGATTTGCACCCGGCCTTTGAAGAAAACGCCCTATTGCACCGCGGTCAAACCTGAGTCGGAGAACTCTGTCGATTCAACTTCCGTTCTTCCCGCAAACGATAGCCGGATTTCTCGTACCGGTCCAAATCCAGTCCGAACGGCGAGCGTCGCGGCGCCGCTCTCCACCGGCGTTTGCTGCTGGTAGACAGTCATCCCAACGACTGCTTGATAGCTCCGCTCAATTCATGATTTTCGTTTAGCAGATGGAACTTTCCAACAATTCTTCCAACGTTTCTTCGTGCGATGATCCCCCAGATGGTATTGTTTGATGGTCTTTCCTATCGACGGTTAGTCTCTTGTTACTAAAAGCTCCGGCACCGAACGTACCATCCGGAAGCTCAGCGTCAATTTTGGTAACTCCCCGACAGGAAGCAATCAAGCGGGCAAAAAGGAAATGTGCGACCTGTTCTCTCGGTTGGGCGCGAAGCATCCAGCACGGTTGTATGGATTCTTCCGAGGGCATCGCGGAGTGATCAATCCCATGACATTGATGAGTTCGTTTTTGCAGTTTGGTGATTCGGCCGTATTTGATTTATAGTGTATTTAGTCCGGCTATCTTTGCGAGCCACAAAAGTGGCCGACCTTATCGAACCAAAAAACCTTCTAAAAAGTGGACAGGCCAATGACGATGCCCGCTCTTTTCGAAAAAACATTGGCGCTTCTCAAGTTCTTACGAGATTATTCTGGACTGCGACGACGCAGTGGCACCACATACACAAAGGATGATCGTGTCCTGTGGTGGGGAGATCTGGCTGCGGAACTGAGGCGTGGTGCCCAGGGGATTTATTCCCCTTTGCTCAATGACAATGACAGGGGCGATACAGATCCTGAGCTCTGGCTGGAGATGCAAAAACCGAAGGAACCGGCAATGCCGGAGCCCTCAGAACAACTGAGGTTCTGGATCGCGGACTATCCGTATTCCCTGCGTCATCCGTCAGGGAACGAGCCCGAACTCCGTTCAGAAATTCCTTCCCCAGCAAACACCCTGGGGCCCTTGTTCAGCAGTGCTGCGAAACAAGAAGAAGACGACTCAATAGCCTACGAGCGACTGGAGGATCACCCGGAGATTCAGAAGGCATTCGCCAATTATCTCGAGAAATGGCGGCCCTGGTACGCCAACTACCGTCTGTGGCAGGGAAGTCAGCGGCTGTATTCGCAACTCGATTTAATGCGTCGTCTTTCCAGCAGTACCGACGAGACGTCCGAACTGGTTATGGCCTTCGGTTTGCTGGAAGGAGTGATCGACGGCCAGTTTTACTGCCGCCACATCTTCGTTGCACCGGCGGACATCGTCCTCGAGCCCATCAGGGGAAAGCTTCTGGTAAGGCCTTCCTGGGACTTCACCCAGTTCAAGCTCGATCTCACGTTTCTCCCTTCTCACCTTCGGCCGGACTTTACCGAGGCTTCCCTGCAGGAAAAACTGGAAGAACTCGACTGCGATCTTACCCAGCAGAAGCTCATCGAAGAGCTGTTGAATCTGGTAGGTAATCACCTTTCTCCGGAAATCCTGATTGATGTGACGGCGATGTCGCCGCGGGCCGAAAGACAGAACTCCTTAAGTCTTCGTTTTGCCCCGGCGCTTGCCCTCCGGCGTCGTGTTTTCACAGGTTACGAAGAGACGGTCCTTCAGTTTATCAAGGGATTTGAAGAAGGCCGTCTGCGCGAAACGCGCCCATGGCAGACGCTGCTTCTAGAGGGAAAACCCGCGGCCCGCGAGGAAGCCGACCTCATTTCTGGACCTGAAAGCAATCGCAAAACTTCTAAGAGATCTCGCTCCCCCATCCCGGACACAGAACTCTATTTTCCCTTAGCATCCAATGACCAGCAGCGTCGGATTGCGCAACGGCTTTCCGAACAGCCGTGCGTGTTGGTCAAAGGTCCGCCCGGAACAGGAAAAAGCCAAACGATCGCCAATCTCATTTGCCATCTCCTGGCCCAGGGCCATCGCCTGTTGATCACGGCCCAGTCGGCGAAGGCGTTGACTGTTCTTCGCGACATGTTGCCGGAGGATATCAGGGATCTCTGCGTGATTGCGTTGGGGAACTCGCGCGGCGAGCTCAAACTGATGGAAGACTCAGTCCAACGGATTGTCCGCCGGGCCGAACAGTGGGACGAACTGTTTCAGAACGCCGAAATTGCAAGGCTTTCTGAGAAGCTTCGGGAGTGCCGTGATCAAATAGCGCGGCTGGAAAAAGAACTCTGCGACGTTCGCGAAGCAGAAACTCGGGTGGACCGTACGCTGCCTGGCGGATACACCGGGACGGCCGCTCATATCGCTCAAAAGGTTAACAAACGTGCTTCCAAATACCGATGGCTGCCGAAGGAAGGCCCGAAGGACCATTTTCCGCTCTCTGAGGACGAACTGGAATTCTTTGCGAATTGGCATGTCCAGTTGACTCCCGATCGAAAGCAAAGCCTGGCCTGGGCCAAAACCGACATAGACCTTCCCAGCCCGGAAGAGATTGAAGCGTTGTTTGAAGAACGGGCTGCCCTCCAGACCCAGCTTCAGCAACTCGCAGCGGTCGTTGATGGCACTATTTCCAACCGCCTCAAGCAGCTCCCAGATGAGACCGTCGAACAGCTTTCGCGGTGCCTGACTCAATTGAATCGTACGATTCGAGAAGCCTCGGCAGTTCTGGGGGAGTCCCTTCCGTTTGTGATCCACGAATTTGTTGAGGGGAAACAGCCGAGCTGGCTGCCACTGATCCGAAATTGGGCAGAGGCCGTCAAACGGCTGTCGGAACACAGCGCATTTTTGCAGACCGTCAGCGTTACCTATCCGGAAGATATGGAGTTAAAGGGGCTTCTTTCAGCCGCCAGGCGGAGAGCGGAGCATTTTCGACGGGGTGGTAAACGACGGTGGCTGCTATTCTTCTCACCGCGCGTCGTCAAAGAAACAGAGTTCGTCGAACAGCTCTGTCGGGTGAATGGTGGCCCGCCGGCAAATCTCAGTGAGCTTGATGACCTGATCAGGTATCTAGAACTAAAAGAGCTGGTGCTCTCTGCCTTTGCCATGTGGCCGGGCAAAGTTGACTTTCCTGCCAGTGATGTCCTGGCGGCGGCGGTGCAACTCCGGCAATGGCAAGCCCAACTTGTGGCCCTGTTTCGCGCGTTCGAGACCGGGCGTTCCGTCCTCTCCATGCTCCCGGTTCAGGACTGGCGAACACTGTTTTCGGATAATTCCCTGCCGATATGGGAGCAATCCATCGCGAGAGAATGGGCATGGCGACGCTTGGCACGCACTCAGCGTCAGATTGAGGAACTCGCCTCGCGATTGCGAGCCCAGTACCAGGAGTCCGGCGATCCCGCGATAGCCAAGTGTTGTCACGCACT
This is a stretch of genomic DNA from Thermogutta terrifontis. It encodes these proteins:
- a CDS encoding response regulator produces the protein MAKRVLIADDSILIRRMIAEILSQAGWEVAAEAGNGAEAVAKYIECRPDVVTLDIVMPGTDGMYALEGILAADPQAKIVVVSALNQTKLISEAIRKGAQDFIAKPFLPEQLLETVSNCVGETPIAV
- a CDS encoding AAA domain-containing protein, which encodes MTMPALFEKTLALLKFLRDYSGLRRRSGTTYTKDDRVLWWGDLAAELRRGAQGIYSPLLNDNDRGDTDPELWLEMQKPKEPAMPEPSEQLRFWIADYPYSLRHPSGNEPELRSEIPSPANTLGPLFSSAAKQEEDDSIAYERLEDHPEIQKAFANYLEKWRPWYANYRLWQGSQRLYSQLDLMRRLSSSTDETSELVMAFGLLEGVIDGQFYCRHIFVAPADIVLEPIRGKLLVRPSWDFTQFKLDLTFLPSHLRPDFTEASLQEKLEELDCDLTQQKLIEELLNLVGNHLSPEILIDVTAMSPRAERQNSLSLRFAPALALRRRVFTGYEETVLQFIKGFEEGRLRETRPWQTLLLEGKPAAREEADLISGPESNRKTSKRSRSPIPDTELYFPLASNDQQRRIAQRLSEQPCVLVKGPPGTGKSQTIANLICHLLAQGHRLLITAQSAKALTVLRDMLPEDIRDLCVIALGNSRGELKLMEDSVQRIVRRAEQWDELFQNAEIARLSEKLRECRDQIARLEKELCDVREAETRVDRTLPGGYTGTAAHIAQKVNKRASKYRWLPKEGPKDHFPLSEDELEFFANWHVQLTPDRKQSLAWAKTDIDLPSPEEIEALFEERAALQTQLQQLAAVVDGTISNRLKQLPDETVEQLSRCLTQLNRTIREASAVLGESLPFVIHEFVEGKQPSWLPLIRNWAEAVKRLSEHSAFLQTVSVTYPEDMELKGLLSAARRRAEHFRRGGKRRWLLFFSPRVVKETEFVEQLCRVNGGPPANLSELDDLIRYLELKELVLSAFAMWPGKVDFPASDVLAAAVQLRQWQAQLVALFRAFETGRSVLSMLPVQDWRTLFSDNSLPIWEQSIAREWAWRRLARTQRQIEELASRLRAQYQESGDPAIAKCCHALENIEAELWRSGCAEYSSRKSLLSSHERYLALRERIENAYPALKNWLSETEGQASARPLIGQLAEAWHWSEARAWLRRVTQPGRYQELKLSLEELRKQERDIIKQLASLKAWQAFMLRLDDRTRQNLQAWVKTIQRIGKGTGKRAPRLRREARRYLFECLPKIPVWIMPVHRVWETTSVEPGIFDTIIVDEASQAGLDSLLLLMLGKRLIVVGDDQQNSPGKQFIEQERINGLIDRYLKGVLDFAESYQPDFSLYDHALRAFGLPITLREHFRCVPQIIRFSNDLCYQEEPLIPLRQAPPQALPPLQAVFVCTGRTEGESPNIINRAEAEAIVEKIQQCLKDPAYKGKTMGVITLQGQAQMELIQRLLSERIEPRELEERKLTCGTSPSFQGDQRDVIFLSLVVAPNQRFRALTTDDEKRRFNVAMSRARDQVWLFHSVRLEDLSPEDLRYKLCQFFYSPEQALSDGVYAQRETLETFFKHVRNRKTNPPPTPFESWFETEVALELLRLGYRIRPQWAVAGYRIDLVVEGQQKRLGIECDGDSWHGREQFLQDLHRQLQLERVGWTIIRVRQSEFYANRKRCLEYILDKCRELNIRPWTENEAETAQENESCHDHAHPRDGDGEARSETRNRVYEPPEARQSTPGNGGAQKWRPKNGGYSVDRVGPVPGASTRSPKPSGHATSLLAGRVEPSVQTVATPREAPEIENIDGEDPPTIRYHLDVQQPPEGSGSFAVHEFIDSLMAAPKAALASVIDKYFPDDDKIWKKLAAWAKDKGLFTPTARQFLYKVGESCSPLGGWELTAKQKAWACSLFAEAVKEGFLYEAGIDWLIAKIGRADGPQ